The Allocatelliglobosispora scoriae genome contains a region encoding:
- a CDS encoding TCP-1/cpn60 chaperonin family protein — protein MADHVFISYSRADGDYVRRLVEHLGRHGVPVWVDDKLDYGDEWAAVLREQIASCAALVAVMTPTAEASPWVEREIAYAEQLGKPIRPLLLAGQGFFRLGDLQRENVTGGELPSDAFVAGLRALTRPTGDPVAATAPAVGWRAIADGFAEVSALVARTLGPQRRRALVTAADGRTVEAVDARGIVAHHATGGGHRGIGAELARDLVSIMDRHAGDGTASAVVFTAALLSHAATELAAGANPAVLDRGIGAQLDRVGAELGDGLLAIETKEQLHAVVATATGAAAVADLVTTAFDKVGRDGAIVAEAGSTRGFELSLAEGLRLDQGYLSAQFVTDPVRDRAELESPCVLLIDGTVSDVRVLLPALERVKEANRSIAVIARDLDGDALTTLVVNHVHHTLRSVAVRAPGYGDRQAAILGDIAVLTGARVVTPAELTAVTLADFGNLRRIVATAEHTTLVDTMGDPQVIGARVHAMRAEIERAGSAYDAEMLQRRFAAIAGGVACLRFGGRTAAETEAVVDSLNRTLLVASSAATDGVLPGGLLWLARRPAPPFLAAALRAPFDQVVRNAGHDPARALRALEKAGPRVVYDVSTDHQTDALSSGIVDSARTIRTILAGAKATVSRFLALA, from the coding sequence GTGGCGGATCACGTCTTCATCAGTTACAGCCGGGCCGACGGCGACTACGTGCGGCGGCTCGTGGAACATCTGGGCCGTCACGGCGTACCCGTCTGGGTCGATGACAAGCTGGACTATGGCGATGAGTGGGCCGCGGTCCTGCGCGAGCAGATCGCGAGCTGCGCGGCCCTGGTCGCGGTGATGACGCCGACGGCCGAGGCCTCACCGTGGGTGGAGCGCGAGATCGCCTATGCCGAGCAGCTCGGCAAGCCGATCCGGCCGTTGCTCCTCGCCGGTCAGGGCTTCTTCCGGCTCGGCGATCTCCAGCGGGAGAACGTCACCGGCGGCGAGCTGCCGAGCGACGCCTTCGTCGCCGGACTGCGCGCGCTCACCCGGCCGACGGGCGACCCGGTCGCGGCGACGGCACCGGCGGTCGGCTGGCGGGCGATCGCCGACGGCTTCGCGGAGGTGTCGGCCCTCGTCGCCCGCACGCTCGGACCGCAGCGCCGACGCGCGCTCGTCACCGCTGCGGACGGCCGGACCGTCGAGGCGGTCGACGCCCGCGGCATCGTCGCACACCACGCCACCGGCGGCGGCCATCGCGGCATCGGCGCCGAACTCGCCCGCGACCTCGTCTCCATCATGGACAGACATGCCGGTGACGGCACCGCGAGCGCCGTCGTCTTCACCGCGGCGCTGCTGTCCCACGCCGCGACCGAGCTGGCCGCGGGCGCCAACCCCGCCGTGCTGGACCGGGGCATCGGCGCCCAGCTCGACCGCGTCGGTGCCGAGCTGGGCGACGGACTGCTCGCGATCGAGACCAAGGAGCAGCTCCACGCCGTCGTCGCGACCGCTACCGGCGCCGCCGCCGTCGCGGACCTCGTGACGACCGCCTTCGACAAGGTCGGCCGGGACGGTGCGATCGTCGCCGAGGCCGGGAGCACGCGCGGGTTCGAGCTGTCGCTCGCCGAAGGGCTGCGCCTCGACCAGGGTTACCTCTCCGCGCAGTTCGTCACCGACCCGGTTCGCGACCGCGCCGAGCTGGAGAGCCCCTGCGTGCTGCTCATCGACGGCACCGTGAGCGACGTGCGGGTGCTGCTGCCCGCGCTGGAACGGGTCAAGGAGGCGAACCGATCGATCGCCGTCATCGCCCGTGACCTCGACGGCGACGCCCTCACCACGCTCGTCGTCAACCACGTGCACCACACGCTGCGGTCGGTGGCGGTCCGGGCGCCCGGCTACGGCGACCGACAGGCCGCGATCCTCGGCGACATCGCGGTCCTGACCGGCGCGCGGGTGGTCACCCCGGCCGAGCTGACGGCGGTCACCCTCGCGGACTTCGGCAACCTCCGGCGGATCGTCGCCACCGCCGAGCACACCACCCTCGTCGACACGATGGGCGATCCGCAGGTGATCGGAGCGCGGGTCCACGCGATGCGCGCGGAGATCGAGCGTGCCGGGAGCGCCTACGACGCGGAGATGCTGCAGCGCCGGTTCGCCGCGATCGCGGGCGGCGTGGCGTGCCTGCGCTTCGGTGGACGGACGGCGGCCGAGACGGAGGCCGTCGTCGACTCGCTGAATCGCACGCTGCTCGTCGCGAGCTCCGCCGCGACCGACGGGGTCCTGCCGGGCGGCCTGCTCTGGCTCGCCCGGCGCCCGGCACCGCCGTTCCTCGCGGCCGCGCTGCGAGCGCCCTTCGACCAGGTGGTGCGCAACGCCGGCCACGACCCGGCCCGCGCACTGCGCGCGCTCGAAAAAGCAGGACCCCGTGTCGTGTACGACGTGAGCACCGACCATCAGACCGACGCTCTGAGCAGCGGAATCGTCGACTCGGCCCGGACGATCCGGACGATCCTGGCCGGGGCGAAGGCGACCGTGAGCCGCTTCCTCGCCCTGGCCTGA
- a CDS encoding glycosyl hydrolase family 28-related protein: MSRNIIGSTARWSLGSSRWAAAGVASATAAAVTLSVLTGAGTAFAAAPAPVVTRAALDPALVAGRGASVNFLEQEAENATHNGTIIGPSRAAYTLPAEASGRTAVKLTPGQYVEFTLPSAANAINVRYSIPDAPKGGGITAPLDVTVNGGSRKTMTLTSQYAWLYNQYPFSNDPNAGLLHPDWWITECGCVPAYTTPAPVITTPFRPNHFYDEQRLLLNKKYKAGDKVRLTVPAGSNAAWTVIDLLDSELVGLPYVDLIASNVLLFGADPFGKKDSADAFDKAIAFAKRFHLDVYVPPGTYQVNRHIIVDNVTIKGAGSWWTIIKGKEVALSTPAPDGSVHTGVGFYGKDSSVGGSTNVHLSGFAIEGDVRDRIDTDQVNGIGGAMSNSTIDGLYIRHTKVGLWFDGPMSNVKVTNNVIVDQIADGLNFHIGVTDSLVKNNFIRNSGDDALAMWSETTANANNTFDHNTVQTPVLANGIAIYGGADNTVSNNLIADPIREGSAIQVGSRFGAVAFTGHLWITNNTTVRAGTFELNWNIGLGAIWFFALDKSIDADIQVVGDNFLDNTYNAIMFVSDWPVKDLYTITNVHFKDIKVDGTGTSVVSGRVAGSATFENVDARNVGAVGINNCGSFHFTPSGSEFSLSGSGNDGGGTTGPWFGSWQLPNTITCDDRPPVVVPPAPSAW; this comes from the coding sequence ATGTCACGGAACATCATCGGATCTACAGCGAGGTGGTCCCTCGGGTCCTCTCGCTGGGCCGCGGCGGGGGTCGCCTCGGCGACAGCGGCCGCAGTAACACTCAGTGTGCTGACCGGCGCGGGCACAGCCTTCGCCGCCGCACCGGCTCCCGTCGTCACGCGGGCCGCTCTCGACCCGGCGCTCGTCGCCGGCCGGGGCGCCAGCGTGAACTTCCTGGAGCAGGAGGCGGAGAACGCCACGCACAACGGCACCATCATCGGTCCGAGCCGCGCCGCCTACACGCTTCCGGCGGAGGCATCCGGCCGGACGGCGGTCAAGCTCACGCCGGGACAGTATGTCGAGTTCACGTTGCCGAGCGCCGCAAACGCGATCAACGTGCGCTACAGCATTCCGGACGCGCCCAAAGGCGGCGGCATCACCGCTCCGCTCGACGTCACCGTCAACGGCGGTTCGCGCAAGACCATGACGCTCACCTCGCAGTACGCGTGGCTCTACAACCAGTACCCGTTCTCCAACGACCCCAACGCCGGTCTGCTGCACCCCGACTGGTGGATCACGGAGTGCGGTTGCGTGCCGGCGTACACGACGCCGGCGCCCGTCATCACCACCCCGTTCCGCCCCAACCACTTCTACGACGAGCAGCGCCTGCTGCTCAACAAGAAGTACAAGGCGGGCGACAAGGTCCGGCTCACGGTCCCGGCCGGCAGCAACGCGGCGTGGACCGTCATCGACCTGCTCGACTCCGAGCTCGTCGGCCTGCCCTACGTGGACCTCATCGCGTCCAACGTGCTGCTCTTCGGTGCCGACCCGTTCGGCAAGAAGGACTCGGCCGACGCGTTCGACAAGGCGATCGCCTTCGCGAAGCGCTTCCACCTCGACGTCTACGTCCCGCCGGGCACCTACCAGGTCAACCGCCACATCATCGTCGACAACGTGACGATCAAGGGCGCCGGCAGCTGGTGGACCATCATCAAGGGCAAAGAGGTCGCGCTGAGCACCCCCGCCCCCGATGGCTCGGTCCACACGGGCGTCGGTTTCTATGGCAAGGACTCGTCGGTCGGCGGCAGCACCAACGTCCACCTCTCCGGCTTCGCCATCGAGGGTGACGTCCGCGACCGCATCGACACCGACCAGGTCAACGGCATCGGTGGCGCGATGAGCAACTCGACGATCGACGGCCTCTACATCCGCCACACCAAGGTCGGCCTCTGGTTCGACGGTCCGATGTCGAACGTCAAGGTCACCAACAACGTGATCGTCGACCAGATCGCCGATGGTCTGAACTTCCACATCGGCGTGACGGACTCGCTGGTCAAGAACAACTTCATCCGCAACTCGGGCGACGACGCGCTGGCGATGTGGTCGGAGACGACCGCCAACGCCAACAACACGTTCGACCACAACACCGTGCAGACGCCGGTCCTCGCGAACGGCATCGCCATCTACGGCGGCGCGGACAACACCGTCTCCAACAACCTGATCGCGGACCCGATCCGTGAGGGCAGCGCGATCCAGGTCGGCTCCCGCTTCGGCGCGGTGGCGTTCACCGGACACCTGTGGATCACCAACAACACCACGGTCCGGGCGGGCACCTTCGAGCTCAACTGGAACATCGGTCTCGGCGCGATCTGGTTCTTCGCGCTGGACAAGAGCATCGACGCGGACATCCAGGTCGTCGGGGACAACTTCCTCGACAACACCTACAACGCGATCATGTTCGTCAGCGACTGGCCGGTGAAGGACCTCTACACGATCACGAACGTCCACTTCAAGGACATCAAGGTCGACGGTACGGGCACCTCGGTCGTCAGCGGTCGCGTGGCGGGTTCGGCGACCTTCGAGAACGTCGACGCCCGCAACGTGGGTGCCGTCGGCATCAACAACTGCGGTTCGTTCCACTTCACGCCGTCGGGCTCGGAGTTCTCGCTCTCGGGCAGCGGCAACGACGGCGGCGGCACGACCGGACCCTGGTTCGGATCGTGGCAGCTGCCGAACACCATCACCTGTGACGACCGCCCGCCGGTCGTGGTGCCCCCGGCACCCTCCGCCTGGTGA
- a CDS encoding bifunctional 4-hydroxy-2-oxoglutarate aldolase/2-dehydro-3-deoxy-phosphogluconate aldolase, with protein sequence MERLTEILAQARVVPVIRRSTPDTAEPAARTLLDAGLPVIELTANTPDWAETLLRLHADYPHAVIGLGTVTSTGIAQEALHAGAHFLVSPWPVPQVRGFADEHGLPLCEGGFTPGEIASAASRGIAKLFPASTVGPAYLKSLIAVLPSGSAVMPTGGITLDSVPAWLAAGAIAVGVGSDLDRLPEVWRAL encoded by the coding sequence ATGGAACGATTGACAGAAATCCTCGCCCAGGCTCGTGTCGTCCCGGTGATCCGACGCTCCACCCCGGACACCGCCGAGCCCGCTGCACGCACGCTGCTCGACGCGGGCCTGCCGGTCATCGAGCTGACCGCCAACACGCCCGACTGGGCGGAGACGCTGCTGCGCCTGCACGCCGACTATCCGCACGCCGTCATCGGCCTCGGCACCGTGACCTCGACCGGCATCGCCCAGGAAGCGCTCCACGCCGGGGCCCACTTCCTGGTCAGCCCCTGGCCGGTGCCGCAGGTCCGCGGCTTCGCCGATGAGCACGGCCTTCCCCTCTGCGAGGGCGGCTTCACACCCGGCGAGATCGCCTCGGCGGCATCGCGCGGCATCGCCAAGCTCTTCCCGGCGAGCACCGTCGGGCCCGCCTACCTCAAGTCGCTGATCGCCGTGCTCCCGAGCGGCAGCGCGGTGATGCCGACCGGCGGGATCACCCTCGACAGCGTGCCCGCCTGGCTCGCCGCAGGTGCGATCGCCGTCGGCGTCGGCAGCGACCTCGACCGGCTGCCGGAGGTGTGGCGTGCGCTATGA
- a CDS encoding sugar kinase, with the protein MRYDVVVIGEPLIEFVADEPLSAATAFTLGFAGDALNAAVAAAAAGARTALLTRLGSDELSDRLVAYLSVHGVSTDLVLRESGQSGAYVLGADPDGTRAFAYLRAGSAATRLTPADVDAAGLGDTRAVLFSGITAALSESCLLAVRRAARVVRESGGHVVYDPNFRARLTTAEAASAAFTQLAPDLTVALPSAPSDTAALFGCTSAVEAARAVHERGTPIAVVTQGHRGVAVSERGHLTELPVVPAPHIVDATGAGDSFAGTLTARLALGDDLLGAVRLGTAAASLALGGRGGTGHVASLAESRAHLSGHATV; encoded by the coding sequence GTGCGCTATGACGTCGTCGTGATCGGCGAGCCGCTGATCGAGTTCGTCGCGGACGAGCCGTTGAGCGCGGCCACCGCCTTCACCCTCGGGTTCGCCGGGGACGCGCTCAACGCCGCGGTCGCGGCGGCCGCTGCCGGGGCCCGCACGGCACTCCTCACCCGCCTCGGCTCCGATGAGCTGTCGGACCGGCTGGTGGCGTACCTGTCGGTTCACGGCGTCTCCACCGACCTGGTGCTGCGCGAGTCCGGCCAGTCCGGTGCCTACGTGCTCGGCGCCGATCCCGACGGGACGAGGGCCTTCGCCTACCTGCGCGCGGGGAGTGCCGCGACCCGGCTGACACCGGCGGATGTGGATGCTGCCGGGCTCGGCGACACCCGAGCGGTCCTCTTCAGCGGGATCACCGCCGCGCTCTCCGAGTCGTGCCTGCTCGCCGTCCGCCGGGCGGCCCGGGTCGTCCGCGAATCGGGCGGGCACGTCGTCTACGACCCCAACTTCCGGGCCCGGCTCACCACGGCCGAGGCCGCGAGCGCCGCGTTCACGCAGCTCGCACCCGACCTCACGGTGGCACTGCCGTCGGCACCGAGCGACACCGCCGCGCTCTTCGGCTGCACGAGCGCCGTCGAGGCGGCACGGGCGGTGCACGAGCGCGGCACACCGATCGCCGTCGTCACCCAGGGCCATCGCGGCGTCGCCGTCTCCGAGCGCGGCCACCTCACCGAGCTGCCCGTCGTACCGGCCCCGCACATAGTGGACGCGACCGGCGCCGGTGACAGCTTCGCCGGGACGCTCACCGCCCGACTGGCACTCGGTGACGACCTGCTCGGGGCGGTGCGGCTCGGCACGGCGGCCGCGTCGCTGGCCCTCGGCGGCCGCGGCGGTACGGGCCACGTCGCGTCGCTCGCCGAGTCCCGAGCCCACCTCTCCGGCCATGCCACGGTCTGA
- a CDS encoding IclR family transcriptional regulator yields the protein MNSSGGSDGAVDKVLSVLDGLADHERLAEITAATGLPKSTVHRILQSLVARGYATTDGEGGYLPGPRVLALAGRVMGRLDPAKAARPALTALRDRTGFTVHLGLRSGDEVVYADKLAADRPYEMRSRVGQSLHLHSTAIGKAILAALPEEQVRAICARTGLPRLASRTITDLGALLRVLAEVRERGYAVDDEENEPGLRCVAAVVTGGQGEVVGAVSVSALALELGPEAIPGVGAQAVAAAVEISAALGGHA from the coding sequence ATGAACTCCAGTGGCGGCTCGGACGGCGCTGTCGACAAGGTGCTCTCGGTGCTGGACGGACTCGCGGACCACGAGCGGCTCGCCGAGATCACGGCGGCGACCGGGCTGCCGAAGTCGACCGTGCACCGCATTCTGCAGTCGCTGGTGGCGCGAGGCTATGCCACGACCGACGGCGAGGGCGGCTATCTGCCCGGTCCCCGGGTGCTGGCGCTGGCGGGCCGGGTGATGGGACGGCTCGACCCGGCCAAGGCCGCCCGCCCGGCGCTCACGGCGCTGCGGGACCGCACCGGTTTCACCGTCCACCTGGGGTTGCGCTCGGGCGACGAGGTCGTCTACGCCGACAAGCTCGCCGCCGACCGGCCCTACGAGATGCGGTCCCGGGTCGGGCAGAGCCTGCACCTGCACTCCACCGCGATCGGCAAGGCGATCCTCGCCGCGCTGCCGGAGGAGCAGGTGCGTGCCATCTGCGCCCGGACCGGCCTGCCCCGCCTCGCGTCCCGGACGATCACCGATCTCGGCGCGCTGCTGCGGGTGCTCGCCGAGGTGCGGGAACGCGGCTACGCCGTCGACGACGAGGAGAACGAGCCCGGCCTGCGCTGCGTCGCGGCCGTGGTGACCGGGGGACAGGGCGAGGTCGTCGGCGCGGTGAGCGTCTCGGCGCTGGCGCTGGAGCTCGGTCCGGAGGCGATCCCCGGTGTGGGCGCGCAGGCGGTCGCGGCAGCGGTCGAGATCTCTGCGGCGCTGGGCGGCCACGCCTGA
- a CDS encoding DUF6807 domain-containing protein, whose protein sequence is MNLKVGGVTVADYVIEPDLDATLSPRPYLHPVRTLSGVVVTDTLPEDHLWHLGLSLAMQDVNGNNLWGGRTYVRGQGYTWLDDHGRITHEGFDSVADDRLVQRLAWRGHDGGVLLHERRELVATLVGESAWRLDLSWDLAASERVTLGSPATNGRPDGAGYGGCFLRFAPIRGVRVTAGELVGEEEVNGCAEDAVEWAAPDYTVTMTGAERWFVRTGIYPGVCAAWAFEQVRVIEPGTSWSGSFTATFEDVAPA, encoded by the coding sequence ATGAATCTGAAGGTGGGCGGCGTGACCGTCGCCGACTACGTGATCGAGCCCGACCTCGACGCCACGCTGTCGCCGAGGCCCTATCTGCATCCGGTGCGGACGCTGAGCGGGGTCGTCGTGACGGACACGCTGCCCGAGGACCATCTGTGGCACCTGGGGCTGTCGCTCGCGATGCAGGACGTCAACGGCAACAACCTCTGGGGCGGCAGGACCTATGTCCGCGGTCAGGGCTATACGTGGCTCGACGACCACGGCCGGATCACGCATGAGGGATTCGACTCCGTCGCCGACGACCGGCTGGTGCAGCGGTTGGCGTGGCGCGGTCACGACGGCGGGGTGCTGCTGCACGAGCGGCGCGAGCTGGTCGCGACCCTGGTGGGCGAGAGCGCCTGGCGGCTCGACCTGAGCTGGGACCTGGCGGCGTCCGAGCGGGTCACCCTGGGCAGCCCCGCCACGAACGGCCGTCCCGACGGCGCCGGCTACGGCGGCTGCTTCCTGCGCTTCGCGCCCATCCGGGGGGTACGCGTGACCGCCGGCGAGCTCGTCGGCGAGGAGGAGGTCAACGGCTGCGCCGAGGATGCCGTGGAGTGGGCCGCCCCCGACTACACGGTGACGATGACGGGTGCCGAGCGCTGGTTCGTGCGTACCGGCATCTACCCCGGCGTCTGCGCAGCCTGGGCCTTCGAGCAGGTCCGGGTGATCGAGCCCGGCACCAGTTGGAGCGGTTCCTTCACCGCGACATTCGAGGACGTGGCCCCCGCGTGA
- a CDS encoding pectate lyase family protein, whose translation MNNRSELPLGRHRNRKLSLIAAAGAGLMAVIVAAGMIPFGGTAYAASLFTDDFNDGNADGWSKSGGSWAVAVDGGQVYQQTSTGADAKAQAGQATWTDYTVQARIKPLAYNGANRSVAVLGRLQSTTSYYYLALRSTGVLELGKRVGGGFTSLASAPTGTGTGVWRTVTLRLAGGTLSGSVDGQQLVSANDSSFSAGKIGLSTYYAGASFDDVTVTDNAPPPSPSASGSASVPPSPSSSPLPPGTCNTSGSPTGFAAVNAWGRNGTTGGAGGPTIEVDTAAEFLAAIGQSGPLNICVRGTITLPATPQMHQVTSNKSIIGIGATALITGGGLNIGIPISDAITSPPADAVNNVIIRNLSFRNATDDSINVQMFSHHIWLDHLDMALGYDGLIDIKRGSSYVTVSWVHTHNHSKNMLLGRDDADDVQDTNRLKVSYHHNWFDQTPQRNPRVRYGEPVHIYNNYYFHNTDVGVACQTYAGCMVEGNYFESVEEPISNSYAGPAGRCVARNNIYTGNEPGQPDCSGTVQEPSLYYSYTLDDPASIKALVSAGAGVGKI comes from the coding sequence ATGAACAACCGCTCAGAACTCCCACTCGGACGGCATCGAAACCGAAAGCTCAGCCTGATCGCGGCCGCTGGGGCCGGATTGATGGCGGTGATCGTCGCCGCCGGGATGATCCCCTTCGGCGGCACCGCCTATGCCGCCTCCCTCTTCACCGACGACTTCAACGACGGCAACGCCGACGGCTGGTCCAAGTCGGGTGGCAGCTGGGCCGTCGCGGTCGACGGCGGCCAGGTCTACCAGCAGACCAGCACCGGTGCCGACGCCAAGGCGCAGGCGGGCCAGGCGACCTGGACCGACTACACGGTGCAGGCCCGGATCAAGCCGCTCGCCTACAACGGGGCCAACCGCTCCGTCGCGGTCCTCGGCCGGTTGCAGAGCACGACGAGCTACTACTACCTCGCGCTGCGCTCCACCGGCGTACTGGAGCTCGGCAAGCGGGTCGGCGGCGGGTTCACCAGCCTGGCGTCGGCACCCACCGGCACCGGAACCGGTGTCTGGCGGACGGTGACGCTACGGCTCGCCGGAGGCACGCTCAGCGGTTCCGTCGACGGGCAGCAGCTCGTCAGCGCGAACGACAGCTCCTTCAGCGCCGGCAAGATCGGCCTGTCGACCTACTACGCCGGTGCGTCGTTCGACGACGTGACGGTGACCGACAACGCGCCGCCGCCGTCGCCGTCGGCCTCCGGTTCGGCGTCGGTTCCGCCATCGCCGTCCAGCTCACCGCTGCCGCCCGGCACCTGCAACACCTCGGGCTCGCCGACCGGCTTCGCCGCCGTCAACGCCTGGGGCCGCAACGGCACCACCGGCGGCGCGGGCGGACCGACGATCGAGGTGGACACGGCCGCCGAGTTCCTCGCGGCGATCGGGCAGTCCGGGCCGCTCAACATCTGCGTACGCGGCACGATCACGCTCCCCGCCACGCCGCAGATGCACCAGGTCACCTCGAACAAGTCGATCATCGGAATCGGCGCGACGGCGCTCATCACCGGCGGCGGCCTCAACATCGGCATCCCGATCTCGGACGCGATCACCTCGCCACCGGCGGACGCGGTCAACAACGTCATCATCCGCAACCTGTCGTTCCGCAACGCGACCGACGACTCGATCAACGTGCAGATGTTCTCGCACCACATCTGGCTCGACCACCTCGACATGGCGCTCGGCTATGACGGGCTGATCGACATCAAGCGCGGCTCGTCCTACGTCACCGTCTCGTGGGTGCACACGCACAACCACAGCAAGAACATGCTGCTCGGCCGCGACGACGCCGATGACGTGCAGGACACCAACCGGTTGAAGGTCAGCTACCACCACAACTGGTTCGACCAGACCCCGCAGCGCAACCCGCGGGTCCGCTACGGGGAGCCGGTGCACATCTACAACAACTACTACTTCCACAACACCGATGTCGGCGTCGCCTGCCAGACCTATGCGGGCTGCATGGTCGAGGGCAACTACTTCGAGAGCGTGGAAGAACCGATCTCCAACAGCTACGCCGGGCCCGCCGGCCGGTGCGTGGCGCGCAACAACATCTACACCGGCAACGAGCCCGGCCAGCCGGACTGCTCCGGCACCGTCCAGGAGCCGAGCCTGTACTACTCCTACACCCTCGACGACCCCGCATCGATCAAGGCCCTGGTGTCGGCGGGCGCCGGTGTAGGCAAGATCTGA
- a CDS encoding pectate lyase family protein, translating to MRKSLIGVVPLVAALFAIGGAVPAQAGAARHGADEVTWLARQVAHQPLAASDGWAASGIGTAGGSAADEAHTFVVRDRAALAAALLGSDPKIVYVAGEIDGFTSAAGAPLTCADLADPAYNLTDYLAAYDPAVWGRATDPSGPIEQARVRSVAAQRALMELKVGSNTTIVGLRGAKLRHITLMIDGATSVIVRNLTFTDAADCFPRWRPTDGAEGNWNSEYDLVSVRRSTNVWVDHNTFSDEGNPDSTQPVYFGRPWQVHDGALDITHTSDLVTVSANVFTNHDKTMLIGSSDTVGPDVGKLRVTLRHNVFDEVGQRAPRVRFGQVDVYNNYFRVGGPTYDYSVGIGIQSAVYLENNYVALNDGITADKVLKDWKGTRLTELGTWVRPESGRPAAVSLLAAYNATHDLDFGGDAGWTPALRAYPPLPALTVPVVTLLSGAGRLIPAW from the coding sequence ATGAGAAAGTCATTGATAGGCGTTGTCCCATTGGTCGCCGCGCTGTTCGCGATCGGTGGAGCGGTCCCGGCGCAGGCCGGGGCAGCCCGCCACGGGGCGGACGAGGTCACCTGGCTGGCCAGGCAGGTGGCGCACCAGCCGCTGGCGGCATCGGACGGCTGGGCCGCCTCGGGCATCGGCACCGCCGGCGGGTCGGCCGCCGACGAGGCGCACACCTTCGTGGTCCGCGACCGGGCCGCCCTCGCGGCGGCGCTGCTCGGCAGCGACCCGAAGATCGTCTATGTCGCCGGTGAGATCGACGGGTTCACGAGCGCGGCGGGTGCACCGCTCACCTGCGCCGACCTCGCCGACCCCGCCTACAACCTCACCGACTACCTCGCCGCCTATGACCCCGCCGTCTGGGGCCGGGCAACCGACCCGAGCGGGCCGATCGAGCAGGCACGGGTGCGCTCCGTCGCCGCCCAGCGGGCGCTGATGGAGCTCAAGGTCGGCTCCAACACGACGATCGTCGGCCTGCGCGGCGCGAAGCTGCGGCACATCACCCTGATGATCGACGGCGCCACGAGCGTCATCGTCCGCAACCTGACCTTCACCGACGCCGCCGACTGCTTCCCCCGCTGGCGGCCCACCGACGGCGCCGAGGGCAACTGGAACTCGGAGTACGACCTCGTCTCGGTCCGCCGCTCGACCAACGTCTGGGTGGACCACAACACCTTCTCCGACGAGGGCAACCCCGACTCCACCCAGCCGGTCTACTTCGGACGGCCGTGGCAGGTGCACGACGGCGCGCTCGACATCACCCACACCTCGGACCTCGTCACCGTCTCGGCGAACGTCTTCACCAACCACGACAAGACGATGCTGATCGGATCGAGCGACACGGTCGGACCCGACGTCGGCAAGCTGCGGGTGACGCTGCGCCACAACGTCTTCGACGAGGTCGGCCAGCGGGCGCCGCGGGTGCGGTTCGGCCAGGTCGACGTCTACAACAACTACTTCCGCGTCGGCGGCCCGACCTACGACTACAGCGTCGGCATCGGCATCCAGTCGGCCGTCTACCTGGAGAACAACTACGTCGCGCTCAACGACGGGATCACCGCCGACAAGGTGCTCAAGGACTGGAAGGGCACCAGGCTCACCGAGCTCGGCACCTGGGTCCGGCCCGAGTCGGGGCGCCCGGCGGCGGTGAGCCTGCTGGCGGCGTACAACGCGACTCATGATCTTGATTTTGGCGGTGATGCGGGCTGGACGCCCGCGCTGCGCGCCTATCCGCCGCTGCCCGCACTGACCGTGCCCGTCGTGACGCTGCTCTCCGGCGCCGGTCGATTGATCCCCGCCTGGTAG